The Fimbriimonas ginsengisoli Gsoil 348 genome window below encodes:
- a CDS encoding MBL fold metallo-hydrolase, with amino-acid sequence MNDDLYVIPVTFVGPLGSMVLNLALIVGPDRDTTLVDASMPGHVDEVAAALAADGFSMDDLRQIVVTHQDVDHIGSLAAIKIRSCATVIAHSIEAPYIEGKERLVKYPSQERLDQNPGMKEIFDQIGFAPVDRLVEDGDLLEIGGGTRVIHTPGHTPGHISLFLERSKTLISGDALTSADGQLAGPSVGATPDYSTAVESVKKLAALPEVNAIVTYHGGLVTDDPLGQLRRVAASL; translated from the coding sequence GTGAACGACGATTTGTACGTGATTCCGGTCACCTTTGTCGGGCCGCTGGGGTCGATGGTGCTCAACCTGGCCCTGATCGTCGGTCCCGATCGGGACACGACGCTTGTCGACGCCTCGATGCCAGGACATGTCGACGAGGTAGCCGCCGCGCTCGCCGCGGATGGCTTTTCGATGGATGACCTACGGCAAATCGTAGTTACCCACCAGGACGTGGACCACATCGGGTCATTGGCGGCGATTAAGATCCGCAGTTGCGCGACCGTGATCGCCCATTCGATCGAGGCCCCTTACATCGAAGGAAAGGAGCGGCTAGTGAAGTATCCGAGCCAAGAGAGGCTCGATCAGAACCCTGGTATGAAGGAGATCTTCGACCAGATCGGCTTCGCCCCCGTCGACCGGTTGGTCGAAGACGGCGACCTTCTCGAGATCGGCGGCGGCACCCGCGTCATCCACACTCCCGGTCACACTCCCGGCCACATCAGCCTGTTCTTGGAGCGCTCGAAAACACTCATCAGCGGTGACGCGCTAACTTCTGCCGACGGCCAACTCGCAGGCCCTTCCGTCGGCGCGACTCCCGATTATTCGACGGCAGTCGAGTCGGTAAAGAAGTTGGCCGCCCTTCCCGAAGTGAATGCCATCGTAACCTACCACGGCGGCCTCGTCACCGACGACCCGCTCGGCCAACTCCGCCGGGTGGCGGCCAGCCTTTGA